From the Pseudomonadota bacterium genome, one window contains:
- a CDS encoding sodium ion-translocating decarboxylase subunit beta: MAENFSLLNQIIFNTGFLHLQIGHVIMWIIAFSFIYLAIKKEFEPLLLLPIGFGILLVNLPLAPIMGMTEGAEGLQRDLVKWFYDFGIATEIIPCLIFMGVGALTDFGPLIANPKTLLLGAAAQFGVYIAFFGAIIFGFNLQEAASIGIIGGADGPTCIYLTSKLAPQLLGANALAAYSYMAMVPLIQPPIMRLLTTKEERKIKMKQMRPVSKTEKIIFPLMGTVLICMLVPAATPLIGMMFLGNLFKESGVVERLSHVAQNELLNIVTIFLGLAIGATMNAEAFLKPQPIFIFLLGLAAFAFGTASGIIMAKVMNLFLKEKINPLIGSAGVSAVPMAARVSQIEGQKANKQNFLLMHAMGPNVAGVIGTAIAAGLFLTMLK; encoded by the coding sequence ATGGCTGAAAATTTTTCTTTATTGAATCAGATTATATTTAATACAGGTTTTCTTCATTTGCAAATCGGCCACGTAATAATGTGGATCATTGCCTTTTCCTTTATTTATCTTGCCATAAAAAAAGAATTTGAACCGCTTCTTTTGTTGCCTATCGGTTTTGGAATACTTCTTGTTAATCTTCCGTTAGCACCGATAATGGGAATGACTGAGGGAGCTGAAGGCCTGCAAAGAGATCTTGTTAAATGGTTTTATGACTTCGGTATAGCTACTGAGATTATCCCGTGTTTGATTTTTATGGGTGTTGGTGCGCTTACTGATTTCGGGCCTTTGATAGCAAACCCTAAAACTTTGCTTTTGGGCGCTGCTGCCCAATTTGGAGTATACATAGCTTTTTTCGGAGCGATAATTTTCGGATTCAACTTACAGGAAGCCGCATCTATAGGCATTATAGGTGGCGCTGACGGACCTACATGCATATATCTTACTTCAAAACTGGCTCCGCAATTGTTGGGCGCAAATGCTTTGGCTGCATATTCCTACATGGCAATGGTGCCTCTGATTCAGCCTCCCATTATGAGACTGCTTACCACCAAGGAAGAGCGAAAAATCAAAATGAAACAAATGCGGCCTGTTTCAAAAACAGAAAAAATCATTTTCCCTTTAATGGGTACAGTTCTTATCTGTATGCTCGTTCCTGCTGCAACTCCCTTAATAGGTATGATGTTTCTTGGAAATCTTTTCAAAGAAAGCGGAGTTGTTGAAAGATTAAGCCATGTAGCACAAAATGAGCTTTTAAATATTGTTACTATATTTCTTGGCTTAGCAATTGGTGCCACAATGAATGCTGAAGCTTTCCTTAAACCCCAACCTATTTTTATCTTCTTATTAGGACTTGCCGCTTTTGCTTTCGGTACTGCAAGCGGAATAATAATGGCTAAGGTCATGAATCTTTTCTTAAAAGAAAAAATCAACCCCCTTATAGGTTCTGCTGGTGTTTCAGCTGTTCCTATGGCGGCCAGGGTATCGCAAATAGAGGGACAAAAAGCCAATAAGCAAAATTTTCTATTGATGCATGCCATGGGACCTAATGTTGCAGGGGTAATAGGCACGGCAATAGCCGCCGGATTATTTCTGACAATGCTTAAATAA
- a CDS encoding acetyl-CoA carboxylase biotin carboxyl carrier protein subunit, with product MSQEVRSPMQGVILEILVKEGDKVAEDDELLILEAMKMENPIYAPSNGTVKEIKIKKKDGVEVDQILIVLE from the coding sequence AGTCAGGAAGTGCGGTCTCCGATGCAAGGAGTTATTCTGGAGATATTGGTTAAGGAAGGCGATAAGGTAGCTGAAGATGACGAGCTTTTAATTCTCGAAGCGATGAAAATGGAAAACCCTATATATGCCCCGTCAAACGGAACGGTAAAGGAAATTAAGATTAAAAAAAAGGACGGGGTTGAAGTAGACCAAATATTAATTGTCTTGGAATAA
- a CDS encoding OadG family protein, whose protein sequence is MAENIWVSAIRIFIYGFGTVCTSLIILMFCIKLMSAAILRLKGSEKNG, encoded by the coding sequence ATGGCTGAAAATATTTGGGTATCCGCAATCAGGATTTTTATATATGGCTTTGGCACAGTATGTACCAGTTTAATTATATTAATGTTTTGTATCAAACTAATGAGTGCTGCAATCCTGAGACTGAAAGGCAGTGAAAAAAATGGCTGA